Proteins encoded within one genomic window of Streptomyces kaniharaensis:
- a CDS encoding alkaline phosphatase family protein produces the protein MTCADARGAGRRRRVGAPAGAVAAAFVLLVAGCAASPAGPAGSGTRSSPVSPVPAVAVPRPDHVVVVVEENKSYADVIGRTAEAPFINTLAAQGASFTRSFAVAHPSQPNYLALFSGSVQGVTDDSCPHAFSTPDLGSALLAAGLTFAGYSEDLPGAGYTGCGSGGYARKHNPWVDFGALPPGVNLPFSAFPHDYAALPAVSFVVPNLTNDMHDGSVTQGDTWLKDNLAGYADWARTHNSLLVITWDEDDGSQDNRIPTVVVGQQVNPGTYDERTDHYRLLRTLEDAYGLHPVGASAGVTAVGDIWRPAP, from the coding sequence GTGACCTGCGCGGACGCCCGAGGCGCCGGTCGGCGTCGCCGAGTGGGCGCGCCCGCCGGCGCGGTGGCGGCCGCGTTCGTGCTGCTGGTGGCGGGTTGTGCGGCCTCACCAGCCGGACCGGCCGGGAGCGGCACCAGGAGCTCCCCGGTCTCCCCGGTCCCGGCGGTCGCGGTTCCCCGCCCCGACCACGTCGTGGTGGTGGTCGAGGAGAACAAGTCCTACGCCGACGTCATCGGCAGGACGGCCGAGGCGCCGTTCATCAACACTCTCGCGGCACAGGGCGCGTCCTTCACCCGGTCGTTCGCCGTCGCCCACCCCAGTCAGCCCAACTACCTGGCGCTCTTCTCCGGTTCGGTACAGGGCGTCACCGACGACTCGTGCCCGCACGCCTTCTCGACGCCCGACCTCGGCTCCGCCCTGCTCGCCGCCGGCCTGACCTTCGCCGGCTACTCCGAGGACCTGCCGGGCGCGGGCTACACCGGCTGCGGCAGCGGCGGATACGCCCGCAAGCACAACCCGTGGGTGGACTTCGGCGCCCTGCCGCCCGGCGTGAACCTGCCGTTCTCGGCCTTCCCGCACGACTACGCGGCGCTGCCGGCGGTGTCCTTCGTCGTGCCGAACCTGACCAACGACATGCACGACGGCTCCGTGACGCAGGGCGACACCTGGCTGAAGGACAACCTGGCCGGCTACGCCGACTGGGCGCGCACCCACAACAGCCTGCTGGTGATCACCTGGGACGAGGACGACGGCAGCCAGGACAACCGGATCCCGACCGTCGTCGTCGGGCAGCAGGTCAACCCCGGCACTTATGACGAGCGGACCGACCACTACCGGCTGCTGCGCACACTGGAGGACGCCTACGGCCTGCACCCGGTCGGAGCCAGCGCGGGCGTCACCGCCGTCGGGGACATCTGGCGGCCCGCACCGTGA
- a CDS encoding phosphotransferase family protein has product MSERIIALPGPIASLHRPLAGPLDALTARRLARQLCPHDPPALQRPSPGYSDVLVLRWDGEAGRPLAVKHPRNPRALASLTQERDVLLELARDERLRGWRSLVPESVDSRLDAPLPVLLQGWLPGAPADALLSRYPQNATRVAGLSLAAIRTLHRATGRMENAGDRIDDWIGPRLDVITRQVRWCRHDPGAAGLAAVERRLRERLAHRPMLVAWIHGDFAANNVLLSRDGGRVTGLVDWAGASPDGPSEVDVCTFALALRWLLDRRPWGRQVVGALRTGSLVVDEVGAEQPADIVLLTWLWHVAANLEKSRQFARNRGWLLSVVVPVLEEAAGWP; this is encoded by the coding sequence ATGAGCGAGCGGATCATCGCGCTCCCCGGCCCGATCGCGTCCCTTCACCGGCCGCTGGCCGGACCTCTCGACGCGCTGACAGCGCGACGGCTCGCCCGCCAGCTGTGCCCGCACGACCCACCGGCACTCCAACGGCCGTCACCGGGCTACTCCGACGTGCTGGTGCTGCGCTGGGACGGCGAGGCCGGCCGCCCCCTGGCCGTCAAGCACCCGAGGAACCCCCGTGCGCTGGCCTCCCTCACCCAGGAGCGGGACGTCCTGCTGGAGCTGGCCCGGGACGAACGGCTGCGCGGCTGGCGCAGCCTGGTCCCCGAGTCCGTCGACTCCCGGCTCGACGCACCGCTGCCGGTCCTCCTCCAGGGCTGGCTCCCGGGCGCGCCCGCCGACGCACTGCTGAGCCGGTACCCCCAGAACGCCACCAGGGTCGCCGGGCTCTCCCTCGCCGCCATCCGGACACTGCACCGGGCCACCGGACGGATGGAGAACGCGGGCGACCGGATCGACGACTGGATCGGACCTCGGCTGGACGTCATCACCCGTCAGGTCCGCTGGTGCCGGCACGATCCCGGTGCGGCCGGGCTGGCCGCGGTGGAGCGGCGACTGCGCGAACGCCTGGCGCACCGCCCGATGCTGGTGGCGTGGATCCACGGGGACTTCGCGGCCAACAACGTCCTGCTGTCCCGGGACGGCGGCCGGGTCACCGGGCTGGTCGACTGGGCCGGCGCCTCCCCTGACGGGCCCTCGGAGGTCGACGTCTGCACCTTCGCCCTCGCACTGCGCTGGCTGCTCGACCGCCGGCCCTGGGGCCGGCAGGTCGTGGGCGCCCTGCGCACCGGATCGCTCGTGGTCGACGAGGTCGGCGCCGAGCAGCCGGCGGACATCGTGCTGCTGACCTGGCTCTGGCACGTGGCGGCCAACCTGGAGAAGTCACGGCAGTTCGCGAGGAACCGCGGCTGGCTGCTGTCGGTGGTGGTGCCGGTGCTGGAGGAGGCGGCGGGCTGGCCGTGA
- a CDS encoding HAD hydrolase family protein — MSPGSRVTDRSAADLHAVDLRAVDLHADVRELMARLTDAVDGSRWLDAFLLAAGAVQASEDRLSGTWRPSRRVVDYLDSLSGTRSAALAGPARTVLEASSGAIRRVPPARTLERWTARVETVTGLLADLVLGARDTHRPPPDLHRELLRATDALRRPSAVRQVLGPAVVRPPSCFCNFDQYPEDVAELVRRFAAEHPAHDRPLLVVGVRTSGSYLAPLAGAALRQQGYRQVTVCTARPGASLLPGRAAELRRLVRGEGLVLLLDDPPASGRSLAQVAAAAERAGFPASSIVLLLAVCEDEPVLPRRLDRYPRVVLPGPDWHVRELLRPAALAELVPRLLPDFRPPLEVGPLGPQTRGAHLAVPVTARVDGRTLPMVAESAGLGFLGRRAVVVADALGELVPPVYGFADGVLLRARLPGEQRDRAGERVAPADVARYVAARQRRLAVDADRSLRLTGRGPVWEVASRHLAPILGRPEVLLRAVLLDPLMHRLLTSGRPCVVDGRTLDRNWVADEDGRWVKTDFAEGAFSNMNLTSYDAAYDLAGAAVSLDGLDGLNDTEGELRSRYEELSGERVSPARWCVLCLVQALGLGMPRPGHMRVSSRDRARSRRAQARAVQRFLAETYLSDLTEADPRGPWCVLDVDGVLETDPLDVPAGSPTGMLALRALRAHGYRVLLATGRSLPEIQDRCAAYGLAGGVAEYGTAVHLSVPGTVETVLPAGWEGPDAELRRRLALLPEVTVDPFSRRIVRASLVHDSRRTGLPAATVAALLHDGTAGGFGSPLDDRFDVVPGERQTDFVPHGTDKVHGVRALLALLGADGAVPVLAVGDGPADLGLLRWALNGVAPANASPEVRAAGVPLTRGAYQAGLADAVARLIGHRPGRCPTCRPPRTSAETRALLAVLAIPEAGPRGIPPRLARLAGADLALSVRGIGRHGVDA; from the coding sequence TTGAGTCCTGGGTCACGTGTCACCGACCGGTCCGCCGCCGACCTCCATGCCGTCGACCTCCGTGCCGTCGACCTCCACGCCGATGTCCGCGAGCTGATGGCCCGCCTGACCGATGCCGTCGACGGATCCCGGTGGCTGGACGCCTTCCTCCTCGCGGCCGGGGCGGTTCAGGCCTCCGAGGACCGTCTCAGCGGCACCTGGCGGCCGTCACGCCGAGTGGTCGACTACCTGGACAGCCTGTCCGGCACCCGGTCGGCGGCACTGGCCGGGCCGGCCCGGACCGTTCTGGAGGCGTCGAGCGGGGCGATCCGGCGCGTGCCGCCCGCGCGCACGCTGGAACGCTGGACGGCCCGGGTCGAGACGGTCACCGGTCTGCTGGCGGACCTGGTGCTCGGGGCCCGCGACACGCACCGACCTCCGCCGGACCTGCACCGCGAGCTGCTTCGGGCGACCGACGCCCTGCGCCGCCCCTCGGCCGTCCGGCAGGTGCTCGGCCCGGCCGTGGTCCGCCCGCCGTCCTGCTTCTGCAACTTCGACCAGTACCCGGAGGACGTCGCCGAGCTGGTCCGGCGGTTCGCCGCGGAACACCCCGCCCATGACCGTCCGCTACTGGTCGTGGGTGTCCGGACCTCCGGGAGCTACCTCGCCCCGCTGGCCGGGGCCGCCCTGCGGCAGCAGGGCTACCGGCAGGTGACGGTCTGCACCGCCCGCCCCGGGGCGTCGCTGCTCCCCGGCCGAGCGGCAGAACTCCGGCGGCTGGTCCGGGGCGAGGGCCTGGTCCTGCTGCTGGACGACCCGCCGGCGTCCGGCAGGTCGCTGGCCCAGGTCGCCGCGGCGGCCGAGCGGGCGGGCTTCCCGGCCAGTTCGATCGTCCTGCTGCTCGCCGTCTGCGAGGACGAGCCCGTACTGCCCCGGCGACTCGACCGGTATCCCCGCGTGGTCCTGCCCGGGCCGGACTGGCACGTACGGGAGCTGCTGCGGCCGGCCGCGCTGGCCGAGCTGGTGCCGCGTCTGCTGCCCGACTTCCGGCCGCCCCTGGAGGTCGGTCCGCTCGGGCCGCAGACCCGGGGTGCGCATCTCGCGGTACCGGTGACGGCGCGGGTGGACGGCCGCACACTGCCGATGGTCGCCGAGTCGGCCGGCCTCGGTTTCCTCGGGCGGCGCGCGGTGGTCGTGGCCGACGCACTGGGCGAACTGGTGCCGCCGGTCTACGGCTTCGCCGACGGCGTGCTGCTCCGCGCCCGGCTGCCGGGCGAGCAGCGCGACCGGGCCGGCGAACGGGTCGCTCCGGCCGACGTCGCCCGGTACGTGGCGGCCCGTCAGCGACGGCTGGCCGTCGACGCCGACCGCAGCCTCAGGCTGACCGGCCGGGGACCGGTGTGGGAGGTCGCCTCCCGGCACCTGGCCCCGATCCTCGGACGGCCGGAGGTGCTGCTGCGGGCCGTCCTGCTCGACCCGCTGATGCACCGTCTGCTGACGTCCGGCCGGCCGTGCGTGGTCGACGGGCGCACCCTCGACCGCAACTGGGTCGCGGACGAGGACGGCCGCTGGGTCAAGACCGACTTCGCCGAGGGCGCGTTCAGCAACATGAACCTGACGAGCTACGACGCGGCGTACGATCTGGCGGGAGCCGCGGTGTCGCTCGACGGCCTCGACGGCCTCAACGACACCGAGGGCGAACTGCGTTCCCGCTACGAGGAGTTGAGCGGTGAACGGGTCTCGCCCGCGCGCTGGTGCGTGCTGTGCCTCGTCCAGGCCCTGGGCCTCGGGATGCCCCGGCCCGGCCACATGCGCGTCTCCTCGCGGGACCGCGCACGGTCCCGCCGTGCCCAGGCGCGCGCCGTCCAGCGGTTCCTGGCCGAGACGTACCTGTCCGACCTGACGGAGGCCGACCCCCGCGGGCCGTGGTGCGTCCTGGACGTCGACGGAGTGCTGGAGACCGATCCGCTCGACGTCCCCGCCGGGTCGCCGACGGGAATGCTCGCCCTGCGCGCGCTGCGGGCCCACGGCTACCGGGTGCTGCTCGCCACCGGCCGCTCCCTGCCGGAGATCCAGGACCGCTGCGCCGCGTACGGCCTCGCCGGTGGCGTGGCCGAGTACGGCACCGCCGTCCACCTGTCCGTGCCCGGAACCGTCGAGACCGTCCTGCCGGCCGGGTGGGAAGGACCGGACGCCGAACTCCGCCGCCGCCTCGCCCTCCTGCCGGAGGTCACGGTCGACCCGTTCTCCCGGCGGATCGTGCGCGCGTCGCTGGTGCACGACAGCCGCCGGACGGGACTGCCCGCCGCGACCGTCGCCGCGCTGCTCCACGACGGGACGGCCGGCGGCTTCGGGAGCCCGCTCGACGACCGGTTCGACGTGGTGCCCGGCGAGCGGCAGACCGACTTCGTCCCGCACGGGACGGACAAGGTCCACGGTGTGCGCGCCCTGCTCGCCCTCCTGGGCGCCGACGGCGCCGTCCCCGTCCTGGCCGTGGGCGACGGACCGGCCGACCTCGGCCTGCTCCGGTGGGCGCTGAACGGCGTGGCCCCGGCCAACGCATCGCCCGAGGTGCGCGCGGCGGGGGTACCGCTGACGCGAGGCGCCTACCAGGCCGGTCTCGCCGATGCCGTCGCGCGGCTCATCGGCCACCGCCCCGGGCGCTGCCCCACCTGCCGGCCGCCCCGAACCTCCGCGGAGACCCGCGCACTCCTGGCCGTGCTGGCGATTCCCGAGGCCGGTCCGCGGGGAATACCGCCGCGGCTGGCCCGGCTGGCCGGCGCGGATCTGGCGCTGAGCGTCAGGGGCATCGGGCGACACGGGGTGGACGCATGA
- a CDS encoding glycoside hydrolase family 16 protein, producing MELRRSPWCAMPAGALALLLTALAGCSGSGGGPASSARPSASSSRASRSVMPLGIPGDWHLVFEDEFDGTSLDTAKWSTGNPFAPGAIAPPVNDKELDCYDAAQVAVRDGMLHVTAEARQQTCGDRTLPYVSGMVNSRDKFSFTFGALEARVNVPAAAPGVVANWPAFWAVGADWPHGGENDVMEGLHGLVCAHFNSAAASTGSCSDTGLTGWHVFGAEWQDGRVDYYRDGILVATLTQGITSAPMWLMLDNAVQPAIGGPTSLPATLSFDYVRVWQRRSPSPTGSSAA from the coding sequence ATGGAACTCCGCCGCAGCCCGTGGTGCGCCATGCCCGCCGGGGCGCTCGCCCTCCTGCTCACCGCCCTGGCCGGCTGCTCGGGTTCGGGCGGCGGGCCGGCGAGCTCCGCCCGCCCGTCGGCCTCCTCCTCCCGGGCGTCGCGCAGCGTCATGCCGCTGGGCATCCCCGGCGACTGGCACCTGGTCTTCGAGGACGAGTTCGACGGCACCTCGCTGGACACCGCCAAGTGGTCCACCGGCAACCCGTTCGCCCCGGGGGCGATCGCCCCGCCCGTCAACGACAAGGAACTGGACTGCTACGACGCCGCGCAGGTCGCGGTGCGCGACGGCATGCTGCACGTCACCGCCGAGGCGCGGCAGCAGACCTGCGGCGACCGGACCCTCCCGTACGTCTCCGGCATGGTCAACAGCAGGGACAAGTTCTCCTTCACCTTCGGCGCGCTGGAGGCCCGGGTCAACGTCCCCGCCGCCGCCCCCGGCGTGGTCGCCAACTGGCCCGCCTTCTGGGCCGTCGGCGCCGACTGGCCCCACGGCGGCGAGAACGACGTCATGGAAGGGCTGCACGGCCTCGTCTGCGCCCACTTCAACTCCGCCGCCGCCTCCACCGGCAGCTGCTCCGACACCGGCCTCACCGGCTGGCACGTCTTCGGCGCCGAATGGCAGGACGGCCGGGTCGACTACTACCGGGACGGCATCCTCGTCGCCACCCTCACCCAGGGCATCACCTCCGCGCCCATGTGGCTGATGCTCGACAACGCCGTCCAGCCCGCCATCGGCGGCCCCACCTCCCTGCCGGCCACCCTCTCGTTCGACTACGTCCGGGTCTGGCAGCGCCGGAGCCCGTCACCGACCGGCTCCAGCGCTGCGTAA
- a CDS encoding FAD-dependent oxidoreductase produces MTASTEVPVAIVGAGPYGLSVAAHLRAADVPVRILGQPMGSWRARMPAGMFLKSTPRASSISDPAGRHGLNDFRATEGLPWVGDRYAIPLDEFIRYGEWFQRRCVPEVERAAVVRIEPNSHGFRLRLDTGERFTARAVVVASGFPPYATIPAELRPLLEAGLVSHTSDHADLATFAGRRVAVIGAGQSALESATLMHEADADVILIARTDRLIFGTPPTTDWDRDRPWPVRLAKPATPLGPGWSFAAFSNATGAFRHLPDRTRARLVRTVLGPSGGWWLRERMEDRFPVLTGHEAVSAVEADGRVRLRLRGPTGALEVDHVLAATGYRVDIDRLDILDAGLRRSVARRNAGAPRLTSGFESSVPGLYFTGLSAADTFGPLMRFVCGTGFAARRISRSIASAQRRSPSARPAPVPHITTSR; encoded by the coding sequence ATGACTGCGTCCACTGAGGTACCCGTCGCGATCGTGGGTGCCGGTCCGTACGGACTGTCCGTGGCGGCCCACCTGAGGGCAGCCGACGTGCCCGTGCGTATCCTCGGTCAGCCGATGGGAAGTTGGCGGGCGCGGATGCCGGCGGGAATGTTCCTCAAGTCCACACCCCGGGCGTCCTCGATCTCGGATCCCGCCGGCCGCCACGGCCTCAACGACTTCCGGGCCACCGAGGGCCTGCCCTGGGTGGGCGACCGCTACGCGATTCCGCTCGACGAGTTCATCCGCTACGGCGAGTGGTTCCAGCGGCGGTGCGTGCCCGAGGTCGAGCGCGCTGCCGTGGTCCGGATCGAACCGAACTCGCACGGCTTCCGGCTCCGGCTGGACACCGGCGAGCGGTTCACCGCTCGCGCCGTCGTCGTGGCCAGCGGCTTTCCGCCGTACGCGACCATCCCCGCCGAACTGCGGCCGCTTCTGGAGGCAGGACTGGTCTCGCACACCTCGGACCACGCGGACCTGGCGACGTTCGCCGGACGGCGGGTGGCGGTGATCGGTGCCGGGCAGTCCGCGCTGGAGAGCGCCACCCTGATGCACGAGGCGGACGCCGACGTGATCCTGATCGCGAGGACGGACCGCCTGATCTTCGGAACCCCGCCCACGACCGACTGGGACCGTGACCGCCCGTGGCCCGTCCGGCTGGCGAAGCCGGCCACGCCGCTCGGGCCCGGATGGTCGTTCGCCGCGTTCAGTAACGCGACCGGGGCCTTCCGCCACCTGCCGGACCGGACCAGGGCCCGTCTCGTGCGCACCGTGCTCGGCCCGTCGGGCGGATGGTGGCTGCGCGAGCGCATGGAGGACCGGTTCCCGGTGCTCACCGGTCACGAGGCGGTCTCCGCCGTGGAGGCCGACGGCCGGGTCCGGCTCCGGCTGCGCGGACCGACCGGCGCCCTGGAGGTCGATCACGTGCTCGCCGCCACCGGGTACCGGGTGGACATCGACCGGCTGGACATCCTGGACGCCGGCCTGCGCCGGTCGGTCGCCCGGCGGAACGCCGGCGCACCCCGTCTGACCAGCGGATTCGAGTCCTCCGTGCCCGGTCTCTACTTCACCGGGCTGTCCGCCGCCGACACCTTCGGACCGCTGATGCGCTTCGTCTGCGGCACGGGGTTCGCGGCCCGGCGGATCAGCCGGTCGATCGCCTCGGCGCAGCGGCGCTCGCCCTCCGCACGACCGGCTCCTGTGCCTCATATCACAACCAGTCGGTGA
- a CDS encoding glycoside hydrolase family 16 protein, protein MPKHSKHRRSTFSTRHRFAAVGLALAAVGTGAAAWAVPASAGQTEPVVVDSLTITPTAPGADAPVTATATLHATSQVSASALTIAVRSAGGTHYDFPGAIATTLTSQESTFTSGSRTFPAGDYTYFVAYKGTDHHWHNLKPVNTFTAAAGSATTASPSASPAATATASPTQTPTATASPTATASPTQTATATPSPTATASPTATATASPTAISPTATASPTATATATASPTQTAASTGGPTGIPGTWRQVFADEFNGSSLDSTKWNPNWFGCDTCTTPPVNTAESAAYAPSQVSVSGGSLHLTAEQKPATVNGKTYPYTSGLINSNGKASFTYGAFEARMYLPASGSQVANWPAFWTDGQSWPTDGELDVMEGLGGQACYHFHSPSGGPGGCASGNFSGWHTFGADWEPGSVTYYYDGVKVGQITTGITSSPMYLILNNAVDSNNPAVAPADAQVDYVRVWQH, encoded by the coding sequence ATGCCCAAGCATTCGAAACACCGCCGCAGCACCTTCAGCACGCGCCACCGCTTCGCCGCGGTCGGCCTCGCACTCGCCGCCGTCGGGACGGGCGCGGCCGCCTGGGCCGTACCGGCCAGCGCCGGCCAGACCGAGCCGGTCGTCGTCGACTCGCTCACGATCACGCCGACCGCTCCCGGTGCCGACGCTCCGGTCACGGCCACCGCGACGCTGCACGCCACCAGCCAGGTGTCGGCGTCGGCGCTGACCATCGCGGTCCGCTCGGCCGGCGGTACCCACTACGACTTCCCCGGCGCGATCGCGACCACGCTGACCTCGCAGGAGAGCACCTTCACCTCGGGGAGCCGGACCTTCCCGGCAGGCGACTACACGTACTTCGTGGCGTACAAGGGCACCGACCACCACTGGCACAACCTGAAGCCGGTCAACACCTTCACCGCGGCTGCCGGTTCGGCGACGACGGCCAGCCCGTCCGCCTCGCCGGCGGCCACGGCCACCGCGTCTCCCACGCAGACGCCGACGGCCACGGCTTCGCCGACGGCGACCGCCTCGCCCACGCAGACGGCCACCGCCACCCCGTCGCCGACGGCCACCGCCTCGCCGACCGCGACGGCCACCGCTTCGCCGACCGCGATCTCGCCGACCGCCACCGCTTCGCCGACGGCCACGGCCACGGCCACCGCCTCGCCCACCCAGACGGCCGCTTCCACCGGGGGCCCCACCGGCATCCCGGGCACCTGGCGGCAGGTCTTCGCGGACGAGTTCAACGGCAGCTCGCTCGACTCGACCAAGTGGAACCCCAACTGGTTCGGCTGCGACACCTGCACCACCCCGCCGGTTAACACCGCCGAGTCCGCCGCGTACGCCCCGTCGCAGGTCTCGGTGAGCGGCGGCAGCCTGCACCTGACGGCCGAGCAGAAGCCGGCCACGGTGAACGGCAAGACCTACCCGTACACCTCGGGCCTGATCAACAGCAACGGCAAGGCGTCGTTCACCTACGGTGCCTTCGAGGCCCGGATGTACCTTCCGGCCTCCGGCTCGCAGGTCGCCAACTGGCCCGCGTTCTGGACGGACGGTCAGAGCTGGCCGACCGATGGTGAGCTGGACGTCATGGAGGGCCTCGGCGGCCAGGCCTGCTACCACTTCCACTCCCCGTCCGGCGGCCCCGGCGGCTGCGCCTCCGGCAACTTCAGCGGCTGGCACACCTTCGGTGCCGACTGGGAGCCCGGCTCGGTCACCTACTACTACGACGGTGTGAAGGTCGGTCAGATCACCACCGGCATCACCTCCTCGCCGATGTACCTGATCCTCAACAACGCGGTCGACTCCAACAACCCGGCCGTCGCCCCGGCCGACGCGCAGGTCGACTACGTGCGGGTCTGGCAGCACTGA